One genomic window of Burkholderiales bacterium includes the following:
- a CDS encoding acylphosphatase, which produces MVKRLRIYGRVQGVCFRETMRRQSETLGVTGWVRNRFDSSVEAVVQGTPEALRAIIDWAYRGPESAQVERVEIEEGEGNFTRFEVLRTR; this is translated from the coding sequence ATGGTCAAGCGTTTGCGCATTTATGGCCGGGTACAAGGCGTGTGTTTCCGCGAAACCATGCGCCGGCAGTCGGAGACGCTCGGAGTTACCGGCTGGGTGCGCAATCGCTTCGATTCCAGCGTGGAAGCCGTAGTGCAGGGAACACCGGAAGCATTGCGAGCCATCATCGATTGGGCTTATCGCGGGCCGGAATCGGCGCAGGTCGAGCGTGTTGAAATTGAGGAAGGTGAAGGAAATTTTACGCGCTTCGAAGTGTTGCGCACGCGCTGA
- a CDS encoding superoxide dismutase, which produces MLARLPYAENALEPAITARTIGFHYGKHHKGYVDNLNKLVAGTEYADLPLEKIITATAGRAERAAVFNNAAQAWNHTFYWKSMRPKGGGEPPAALKQKIEASFGGLDTCKKELANAAVSQFGSGWAWLVRDGDKLRVVKTANAEVPLTSGMKPLLVIDVWEHAYYLDYQNRRADYVNGVLDKLINWEFALQNAG; this is translated from the coding sequence ATGTTGGCGCGCCTGCCTTACGCCGAAAACGCGTTGGAACCGGCGATAACGGCCAGGACAATTGGTTTTCATTATGGGAAACATCACAAAGGCTATGTGGACAACCTGAACAAGCTTGTTGCGGGAACCGAGTATGCCGACCTGCCACTGGAGAAGATTATTACTGCCACCGCCGGACGGGCAGAAAGAGCCGCAGTCTTCAACAACGCCGCGCAAGCATGGAACCACACGTTCTATTGGAAAAGCATGAGACCTAAAGGAGGCGGCGAACCGCCGGCCGCACTGAAGCAGAAAATCGAGGCATCCTTCGGCGGCCTGGACACCTGCAAGAAGGAGCTTGCCAACGCAGCCGTTTCACAATTCGGAAGTGGCTGGGCATGGCTTGTTCGTGACGGCGATAAACTCAGGGTTGTAAAGACCGCGAATGCCGAGGTTCCATTGACATCCGGCATGAAGCCACTACTTGTAATAGATGTGTGGGAACACGCTTATTACTTGGACTATCAGAATCGCCGCGCCGATTACGTAAACGGCGTGCTCGACAAGCTGATCAACTGGGAGTTTGCTTTGCAAAACGCCGGCTGA
- a CDS encoding AI-2E family transporter — protein sequence MYPKHSYAPGYLLSGTGAYFSESRAKYPCPVLYSRPPPPYSAGYTHATQQILRNAKHPMMDFLQRNSRFIAAAALILLGVWIVHDFLAALAWAVVIAIASWPLYQRFVQKLPVPYRRRWGSMLFTSLVAVALLIPLTYAVIQAGHEASLVLKVLHRAQQFGLPAPQWLGKLPFAGDWLVSWWSGNLSDPHALAGLLLQANSGVSLEWAKIFGRQIVHRVAILGLTLITLYFLYRDGTVLGQQLVEMVRRAVGESGQRYIANMARAVRATVNGLVMVGLAEGVLLWIGYALAGLEHAALLGALTALLAMIPFAALLIFGGASIALLVQGNILAAAFLFCFGALVLFVFDHFVRPALISGGARLPFLWVLLGILGGLENLGLLGLFVGPALMAALISLWRDRTAALAAQ from the coding sequence ATGTATCCAAAGCACTCATATGCCCCTGGATATTTGCTTAGCGGCACCGGCGCTTACTTCTCCGAATCGCGTGCAAAATACCCATGCCCGGTACTTTACAGTCGGCCGCCGCCACCCTACAGCGCAGGGTATACTCACGCTACGCAGCAGATACTGCGCAATGCAAAACATCCCATGATGGATTTCCTGCAACGGAACTCTCGTTTCATTGCCGCCGCAGCGTTGATATTGCTCGGCGTATGGATTGTGCATGACTTTCTCGCAGCGCTCGCCTGGGCAGTGGTGATCGCCATCGCAAGTTGGCCGCTATACCAGCGCTTCGTGCAAAAATTGCCTGTGCCCTACCGTCGGCGCTGGGGTTCCATGTTATTTACTAGTTTGGTCGCCGTGGCGCTACTGATTCCACTAACTTATGCTGTAATCCAAGCTGGGCATGAAGCCAGTCTAGTGTTAAAAGTGCTGCATCGCGCCCAGCAATTCGGCCTGCCCGCACCGCAGTGGCTTGGAAAACTTCCGTTCGCGGGGGACTGGCTGGTTTCGTGGTGGAGCGGCAATCTCTCCGATCCGCATGCACTCGCCGGGCTGCTGCTTCAAGCGAATTCGGGGGTTTCTTTGGAATGGGCGAAAATTTTCGGCCGACAGATCGTGCACCGCGTGGCAATCCTGGGTTTAACCCTAATTACTCTCTATTTTCTTTACCGCGATGGCACAGTATTGGGGCAGCAGCTGGTTGAGATGGTGCGCCGTGCTGTCGGGGAGAGCGGCCAGCGTTATATCGCGAATATGGCCCGCGCCGTGAGAGCCACGGTCAACGGACTCGTCATGGTGGGTCTCGCCGAAGGCGTTCTTCTCTGGATCGGCTATGCGCTTGCCGGGCTGGAGCACGCAGCGCTTCTCGGCGCCTTGACGGCTTTGCTCGCAATGATCCCTTTCGCCGCGTTGTTAATTTTTGGCGGAGCATCCATTGCGCTTTTGGTTCAGGGAAATATTCTCGCGGCTGCGTTTTTATTCTGTTTCGGAGCGCTGGTATTATTTGTTTTCGATCATTTCGTAAGACCCGCCCTCATCAGCGGCGGCGCACGATTGCCTTTCTTGTGGGTATTGCTGGGCATTTTGGGCGGGCTGGAAAACCTGGGTTTGCTGGGATTGTTCGTCGGCCCGGCGCTCATGGCAGCGCTGATTTCGCTGTGGCGCGACCGCACGGCGGCATTGGCTGCACAATAG
- a CDS encoding GFA family protein produces MADVIGFLLPNITLPPSALGSATSTSRRKKMPDERATGSCLCGQVQFELTGNMGIFQYCHCSRCRKFTGSAHSANLFVSPEQFSWTKGKEFVGVYAPEQTKYFSTAFCKSCGSSLPWKSKNQKVVVVPAGTLDKHPGIEPSQNIFFASKAAWYKQAADLPSYDALPTK; encoded by the coding sequence ATGGCAGACGTGATAGGCTTCCTTCTGCCGAACATTACTTTGCCGCCGTCGGCGCTTGGATCCGCCACCTCGACGAGCAGGAGGAAAAAGATGCCGGACGAACGTGCCACTGGAAGTTGCCTGTGCGGGCAAGTTCAGTTTGAACTTACCGGGAACATGGGAATTTTTCAATATTGTCACTGCTCGCGGTGCCGCAAATTTACCGGTAGTGCGCATTCTGCAAACTTATTTGTTTCGCCGGAGCAGTTCTCATGGACAAAAGGAAAGGAATTTGTGGGTGTTTACGCACCCGAACAAACCAAATATTTTTCCACCGCATTTTGCAAGAGTTGTGGCTCTTCATTGCCATGGAAAAGCAAGAATCAAAAGGTGGTTGTTGTTCCAGCGGGAACCCTGGATAAACACCCGGGGATAGAGCCGTCCCAGAATATATTCTTCGCGTCAAAAGCGGCATGGTACAAACAGGCAGCTGATTTGCCAT